In a genomic window of Plutella xylostella chromosome 16, ilPluXylo3.1, whole genome shotgun sequence:
- the LOC105382894 gene encoding pupal cuticle protein: MNSMIVLACVALAGGAMANQGQGWQGPPANIALSQDGRNILDTPEVAQARAAHLSALQRAAQNNPNPQDDGSYNPQWDNEEYWQRAEQPKQWNAAPAQQWNAAPAQQWNGAPAQQWNAAPAQQWNAAPAQQWNAGPAPVAETPEVAQARAAHLAALAAAKSAAPAQQNQWNAPAQQQWNAPAQQQWAAPSQQWSGAPSWQAAPQHQAANIRLSHDGSQILDTPEVAAARAAHLAAHAQAAHAAPAQPQHQQHW, translated from the exons ATGAACTCCATG ATCGTGCTCGCGTGCGTGGCGCTGGCTGGCGGCGCTATGGCCAACCAGGGCCAGGGCTGGCAGGGCCCGCCCGCCAACATCGCGCTGTCGCAGGACGGCCGCAACATCCTGGACACGCCCGAGGTGGCGCAGGCCCGCGCCGCGCACCTGTCCGCGCTGCAGCGCGCCGCCCAGAACAACCCCAACCCGCAGGACGACGGCTCCTACAACCCGCAGTGGGACAACGAGGAGTACTGGCAGCGCGCCGAGCAGCCCAAGCAGTGGAACGCCGCCCCTGCCCAGCAGTGGAACGCCGCCCCCGCGCAACAGTGGAACGGAGCCCCCGCGCAGCAATGGAACGCCGCCCCGGCCCAACAGTGGAACGCTGCCCCCGCTCAACAATGGAACGCCGGCCCCGCCCCCGTCGCCGAGACCCCTGAGGTAGCCCAGGCCCGCGCCGCCCACCTCGCCGCCCTCGCCGCCGCCAAGTCCGCCGCGCCTGCCCAACAGAACCAGTGGAACGCTCCCGCTCAACAGCAGTGGAACGCCCCCGCCCAGCAGCAGTGGGCCGCGCCCTCGCAGCAGTGGTCCGGAGCTCCCTCGTGGCAGGCGGCGCCGCAGCACCAGGCCGCCAACATCCGCCTGTCCCACGACGGCAGCCAGATCCTCGACACGCCCgaggtggcggcggcgcgcgcggcccaCCTCGCCGCGCACGCGCAGGCCGCgcacgccgcgcccgcgcagccCCAGCACCAGCAGCACTGGTGA